A window of Ruminococcus champanellensis 18P13 = JCM 17042 contains these coding sequences:
- a CDS encoding phage tail protein: MVNGINVLINTAVDMLPDLLPQFAQMGADAIGAVTSALSNADGLADAVAQMGIIIIDSAVELLPEFVNVGISLLESLIGALLDNIGAVVDAAIEIGMALISSFIQVIPELIVAGIEIIAALIDGIAQSLPELIPAAKEGIMTILQAIQDNIQTILAAGIEILIALIDGITEMIPELIPVAVECILAIVDGLLENLSELLTAAIQIILALALGLIDAIPDLIGYIPEIVSAIVEAIIDNLPLLITACFEIMLAIGTGLLDCIGQLTQNIPEILTKLKDEFLEHDWSEIGSNIINGIKNGLVNAGKNLWEGAKETVTGLVDGITDFFGIHSPSRLMRDRVGVNIAAGIGVGFEEEMGTVTDDAVAAMDDMVATVNSDVSAAYRPQYGDVIHDDHSHSSSVTQTDNTFNIYTQASNAQDAREIAEELARIKDQEDAAKGG; the protein is encoded by the coding sequence GTGGTCAACGGAATCAACGTGCTGATCAACACTGCGGTGGACATGCTGCCGGATCTGCTGCCCCAGTTCGCCCAGATGGGCGCAGATGCCATCGGTGCAGTCACATCCGCACTCAGCAACGCAGACGGACTGGCGGATGCAGTCGCCCAGATGGGGATCATTATCATCGATTCTGCCGTGGAGCTGCTGCCGGAATTCGTGAATGTGGGCATCAGCCTGCTGGAATCCCTGATCGGGGCATTGTTGGACAACATCGGCGCAGTCGTGGACGCTGCCATTGAAATCGGCATGGCGCTGATTTCGTCATTCATCCAGGTGATCCCGGAGCTGATCGTTGCCGGGATCGAGATCATCGCCGCCCTGATCGATGGCATTGCCCAGTCCCTGCCGGAACTGATCCCGGCAGCTAAGGAGGGCATCATGACCATCCTGCAGGCGATCCAGGACAATATCCAGACGATCCTGGCAGCCGGCATTGAGATCCTGATCGCCCTGATCGACGGCATCACTGAAATGATCCCGGAGCTGATTCCGGTGGCAGTGGAATGCATTCTGGCTATTGTAGATGGTCTGCTGGAAAATCTGTCAGAGCTGCTGACTGCTGCCATCCAGATCATTCTGGCACTGGCGCTGGGGCTGATCGATGCGATTCCGGATCTGATCGGATACATCCCGGAAATTGTAAGCGCCATTGTGGAGGCTATCATTGATAACCTTCCCCTGTTAATCACTGCATGCTTTGAGATCATGCTGGCTATCGGGACGGGATTGCTGGATTGTATCGGACAACTGACGCAGAATATTCCGGAAATATTGACGAAATTAAAGGATGAATTTCTGGAGCATGACTGGTCAGAAATCGGATCCAATATTATTAATGGTATCAAAAACGGGCTAGTCAACGCCGGGAAAAACCTGTGGGAGGGCGCAAAGGAGACGGTCACCGGACTGGTGGACGGCATTACAGATTTTTTCGGGATTCACTCCCCTTCCCGCCTGATGCGTGACCGGGTGGGCGTTAACATTGCCGCCGGCATCGGGGTAGGGTTCGAGGAGGAAATGGGCACAGTGACAGACGATGCAGTAGCAGCCATGGACGATATGGTGGCCACTGTGAACAGCGATGTTTCTGCCGCATACCGCCCCCAGTACGGGGACGTGATCCACGATGACCACAGTCACAGCAGCTCTGTGACGCAAACAGATAACACCTTCAACATTTACACCCAGGCCAGCAACGCACAGGACGCCCGGGAAATCGCAGAGGAATTGGCACGAATCAAAGACCAGGAGGACGCTGCGAAGGGAGGATAA
- a CDS encoding DUF6673 family protein encodes MIQEDLTKWEINGTTLVLDIDDIGDLERYERAFQQMGEAAKQIPKDGTASEITRAYCTTFYSMYDCIFGDGTAEKIHQKKYSAAECETVYASFLAFVSAQRTARDAARAQIARYLPQNRAQRRRQK; translated from the coding sequence ATGATCCAGGAAGATCTGACAAAGTGGGAAATCAACGGCACCACCCTGGTGCTGGACATTGACGATATCGGCGATCTGGAACGCTATGAGCGGGCGTTCCAGCAAATGGGGGAGGCGGCAAAGCAGATCCCCAAGGACGGAACTGCATCCGAGATCACCAGGGCATACTGCACCACGTTCTACAGCATGTATGACTGCATCTTCGGGGACGGCACCGCCGAAAAGATCCATCAAAAGAAATACAGCGCTGCGGAATGTGAAACAGTCTATGCGTCATTCCTGGCGTTTGTATCCGCCCAGCGAACCGCCCGGGATGCGGCCAGGGCACAGATTGCCCGGTATCTGCCCCAGAACCGTGCCCAGCGGAGGCGGCAGAAATGA
- a CDS encoding bacteriophage Gp15 family protein: MINLLFDPLPECVQVDGADYPVATDFRDWIAFADLILDPGISQQDKVAAAMQWYPDARPPDATKALRALKWFFTAEPLLTGRQQRRMGGRPTRPVLSYSQDAAYILGAFRQCYGIDLIRIDHLHYWEFRSLMQALPEDCPLKKRMAYRAADPTRIRNDAERDRVRRIQAEIAIEYECDDEEIADAFL, from the coding sequence ATGATCAATTTACTGTTTGATCCATTGCCCGAATGTGTGCAGGTGGATGGGGCGGACTATCCGGTGGCCACGGATTTCCGGGACTGGATCGCATTTGCGGATCTGATTCTGGATCCGGGCATATCCCAGCAGGACAAGGTGGCAGCAGCCATGCAGTGGTATCCGGACGCCAGACCGCCGGATGCCACCAAGGCGCTGCGTGCCCTGAAATGGTTCTTCACCGCAGAACCCCTGCTGACCGGGCGGCAGCAGCGGCGCATGGGCGGCAGGCCGACCCGGCCGGTGTTGTCCTACAGCCAGGACGCAGCCTACATTCTGGGGGCATTCCGCCAGTGCTACGGCATAGATCTGATCCGGATCGACCACCTACACTATTGGGAATTCCGCAGTCTGATGCAGGCGCTGCCCGAGGACTGTCCGCTGAAAAAACGCATGGCATACCGGGCGGCGGATCCCACCCGGATCCGGAATGATGCGGAACGGGATCGGGTACGACGGATTCAGGCGGAGATCGCCATTGAATATGAATGTGACGACGAGGAAATCGCAGATGCGTTTCTGTAG